In the genome of Arthrobacter alpinus, the window TCAGAGAACCCCTCCATTACCCGTGACGTATCCGGTGAGGGCGTGCAGCAGGCGCTGCTGAAGATTCTCGAAGGCACGGTTGCCTCGGTTCCGCCGCAGGGTGGCCGGAAGCATCCGCACCAGGAATTCATCCAGATCGACACCACCAACGTGCTCTTCATTGTGGCCGGTGCGTTCGCCGGACTGGAAGACATCATTGGGTCCCGCGCTGGCAAGAAGGGCATTGGCTTCGGTGCCCCGCTCAGCGCTCTCAAGCAGTCAGAGGCCAGCTATGCCGACGTCATGCCCGAGGACCTGCTCAAGTTCGGCCTGATCCCGGAATTCATTGGCCGCCTGCCGGTCATCACCACCGTAACGCAGCTTGACCGCAAGGCGTTGATCCAGATCCTCACCGAACCCAAGAACGCCCTGGTCAAGCAGTACCAGAAGATGTTCACGCTCGACGGCGTCGAGCTTGAGTTTGATGAAGAGGCCCTTGCCGCGATTGCCGAGCTGGCGTTGGACCGGGGAACTGGTGCTCGTGGCCTGCGGGCCATCCTCGAAGAGGTTCTGCAGCCTGTCATGTTTGATCTGCCGAGCCGGGAAGACATCGCTACCGTGGTTATCACAGCCGATGTTGTGGGCAAGCGGGCCGAGCCCACCCTGATCCCGCACGAGGTTGTTGCCAAGCGACGGAACAAGTCCGCCTAATTCAAACGGTTGGCTGTCCACGGTGCCCGGAATAGTTTTCAGTCCGGTGCCGTTGGACTAACTGTTGGGCTTTGTCCCCGTCCGTAGCTGGAATCCATGCTCTACCAAGGAGAATTGACGTGTCTGAAACTGCTTTGAACGCCGCCGAAACGGCCGATTTCTGGTTTGACCCCACCTGCCCGTTCGCCTGGGTAACCTCGCGTTGGATCGGCGAAGTGGAACAGGTGCGCGATATCAAGGTGAACTGGCACGTCATGAGCCTCTCCGTGCTAAACGAGAACAAGGAAGACCTCTCGGAGTTTTACAAGGCGCACATAGCCAAGGCATGGGGACCCGTTCGTGTCATCATTGCAGCCGCTCAAGAGCACGGCGAAGAAGTCATCAAGCCCTTGTACGACGCCATGGGCACGCAAATCCACAACAACGGAAACAAGGACCTGGCCGACGTTATCGCCAAGGCCCTTGCCGAGACCGGTTTGCCGGCAGAACTGGCCTCCGCTGCCACGACTGACTCATACGATGTGGCACTGCGCGCCAGCCACGCAGAAGGCATCAGCAAGGTTGGCCAGGATGTTGGGACCCCCATCGTGGCCTTCAACGGGACCGCGTTCTTTGGGCCCGTCATCACCCGCATTCCGCGCGGTGAAGACGCTGGCAAACTATGGGATGCAACAGTAACGTTGGCCAGCTTCCCGTACTTCTTTGAGATCAAGCGCAGCCGCACAGAGGACCCTCAGTTCGGCTAGAAAACAGTGATTTGCAAGGCCAAGGGCGGGTGGGAAAAATTCTTGAGAATTCTACCCACCCGCCCTTGCTCTTGCCGAAACACAGGCGCATACTTGTTCTTACCCAATCCGCCAAGGAACGGGCTGATAGGTACTAAAAATTTCAGAGACTGAACCCCTTCGATCAATGAGCACCGTTTCGACGGGACGCTCGCAAGGGTTCATTAGCACCGGTGACGCGGTGAAAAGTCCTGAAAATCATTAGAACCCATCAGGCTGCGAACGTCACCCGCGGCATGAAAGTCGAAGCCCCACCGACGGCAATTAGCCGATGGGGCTTCCCCTTTGCCCAAAAACAACCCGATCCTCGTGATGCAGCAGTTCACCAACTCTTCACCGCCGCGTTCCCACATTTGCCCGCGACGGCAATCTTGGGCGGTCATGGTTAAAGCGTGAAGGTTGCCATCGTTGCTGAATCGTTCCTGCCCGAGATGAATGGGGTTACCCATTCACTGCTGAAAATCTTGCAACATCTGGATGCGCGCGGGGACCAGGTTTTGGTCATCGCCCCATCCACGCTTGAAAACGCTCCATGTCTGGTGGAGGGGGCAACTGTCAGGCGACTGCCGGCAGTTCCCTTAGCCGGTTACCGGAACATTCGGATAGCCGTTGGTGGAGTCGCCCGGGTAAAGACCCTGTTGGCCGAATTCAACCCGGATGTAGTCCACCTGGCGTCTCCTTTCGTTCTGGGTTGGCGTGCCGTCAGGGGAGCGTCTGCGCTGGGCATTCCCTCGGTAGCTGTCTACCAAACCGATGTCCCCGGATACGCGGCCAGATATGGCATGCCGTTCCTGGAAAACTGGGCCTGGCAGCGGGTGGAACGAATCCATACGGCCGCCACCAAGACGCTGGTCCCCTCAACGGATTCGCTGCAGAAGTTGCGTGGCCACGGCATTCCCCGAATTGAACTATGGCGCCGCGGTGTGGACACGGAGCGTTTCCACCCAGAGAAGCGCAGTGCTGTGTTCCGCCAAAAGGTGGCGCCACAGGGACAGAAAATCATTGGCTACGTAGGTCGCCTTGCCCTGGAGAAGCAGGTCGAGGATCTTGCCGTTCTGGCCTCCATCCCAGACACCCAGTTGGTCATTGTCGGGGACGGGCCGCAACGCGAATACCTGGAACAAATCCTGCCCAACGCGTACTTCACCGGCTTCCTCGGTGGCGAAGAGCTCGCCTCCGCGATGGCCTCCTTTGACCTGTTTGTTCACCCTGGCGAGCTTGAGACGTTTTGCCAGACAATCCAGGAAGCCATGGCCTGCGGCGTGCCAGTGGTAGCCACGGGTCGTGGGGGACCGGTTGATCTGGTCGATTCGTCCCGCACGGGCTGGCTCTACGCACCGGGGGACCTGCTCCAATTGCGGGACTACGTCCTGGACCTCATGGGGGATGAGGCCAAACGTACGGCCTTCGGTGCAGCAGCCTTCCACCAGGTGCAGGGACGCAGCTGGCATGTTGTCTGCGAACAACTCATGGACATTTACTCCCAAGCCATTGCAGACCACCCGCGGCTACCGGCCGCCCTGAAAGGAATCAGATGAAAATTTCGGTTATCGGTGCTGGATACTTGGGCACAGTGCATGCGGTCACGCTGGCGCATATGGGTCATGACGTGATTGGCCTCGACACTGATGCCGCGCGTATCGCACAGCTTTCTTCCGGCGTGGCGCCGTTCCATGAGCCCGGCCTCGCCGAATTGCTCAGCGAAGGACACTCCCGCGGCCGCCTCGCGTTTACCACTGACCCTGCCGATCTCGCCGACGTCGAGGTCCATTTCCTCTGCGTGGGCACGCCACAATCGAAGACGGCCAACGATTCTGACCTGTCCTTCCTGCTGGCCGCGATTGACTCATTGCTGCCGTACTTGCGCCCGGACGCCCTGGTGGTGGGCAAGTCCACGGTACCGGTGGGGACCGCGGTCGTCGTGGGATCCTTGATCGCGCCAACGGGGGCCGCGCTGGCGTGGAATCCCGAATTCCTGCGGCAGGGCACCGCCGTCAATGACTCGCTTGTCCCCGACCGGCTGGTTTATGGAGTTGCCGATGGTGAGCCGGGGGCCCAAGCCGGTGCCATGCTCGACGCCGTTTACGCACCCCTGCTGGAGCGCGGGACGCCGAAGGTGGTCACCAACTATGCCACGGCGGAACTCATCAAGGTCTCCGCCAACGCCTTCCTGGCCTTGAAACTCTCCTACATCAACGCGGTCGGTGAGTTTTGTGAACAGGCAGGGGCCGACGTCGTACAGCTCTCCCAAGCGTTGGGGCACGATGACCGGATCGGCGGCAAGTACTTTCACGCCGGGATTGGATTTGGCGGCGGCTGCCTGCCCAAGGACCTGCGCTCGTTCCGGGCACAGGCGCAACGTCACGGCGTGGACTCCCTCGATGAAATGTTCTCGCTCGTGGACGGCATCAACGCCGACGCACGCTACCGGACGGCGGAGACCGCCGCGCGTCTCTGCGGCGGCTCCTTGGCGGGGCGGCGCGTCACAATTTTGGGGGCCTCCTTCAAGCCACACACTGACGATATCCGCGATTCGCCGGCCCTTGACGTGGCGGCCCAGATGGCGGCACAGGGCGCGCTCGTGACGGTCAGCGATCCCCAGGCAGCCGGCAATCAGTGGCTGCAATTCCCGCAGCTTGCCTTTGAACCTGACGTGGCGGCGGCACTGGCCGGAGCCGAGCTGGTGCTCCTGTTGACGCAGTGGCCCGAATTCACGTCCCTGGATCCAGTCCGCGCAGCAACGCTGGTTCACCGGCCGGTAATTCTGGATGGCCGCAACGCCCTGGACGCGGCGGCATGGCAGGAAGCCGGCTGGGACTACCACGGGATTGGTCGCGCTGGCGTGGGCACTAGTGCCCCGTCGCGGGCCGCCGTCTAACGTCCCGTGATTGATCCAGGACCGGGCCGGTACATTGCCCTGGGCGACTCCTTCACTGAGGGAGTGGGCGATCCCAGCAAGAGCAGGCCCAATGGAGTCCGGGGATGGGCAGACAGGGTGGCAGAGGGGCTGGCTCGCGACAGTCCCGGCTGGGAGTACGCGAATCTGGCCATCCGCAGCAAACGCCTGAGACACATCATCGCGGAGCAATTGGAACCAGCCATCGCCTTGGAGCCCACACTCATCACCTTGTATGCCGGTGGTAATGATGTCATGGATTTTGGCACCAAGGTTGCGGACATCCTCAGTGAGTACGAACGCCTTGTGGCAGGGCTGGCTCAATCGGGAGCCACGCTGGTGCTGTTCACCGGATATGACGTGGAGGTCTCGCCCATCCTGGGGCCGCTGCGCCGCAAGAACCATGCCTACAACGACGGCGTCCGGCTCATCGCCGCGAAGCACGGTGCCATGCTGGTGGACTATGCCAGTTTCTCCGTCTACGCGAACTCCCGCATGTGGGGACCGGACCGGCTCCACATGTCCAAGGCAGGGCACAGGTACTTGGCTGCCAGGGTTCTGGACATCCTCGAGGTGCCACACGAGATCAGGCACAAGACGAAACACCGGGCACCGACACCTACCGCGAAACAATGGGCATTGGAGCAGCACGCGTGGGTCACGGAGTGGGTCTTGCCCATGTTTGCCCGCAAACTCCGGGGGACCACCTTGGGTGATTCCCTGAGCCCCCGATGGCCCGAACCGGTCCGGGTCCCGCCGAAGAAGGGCCTGAAGAAGCTGGCCGGAAAAATCCCCGATCGCCCTAGCTAACCCCGACGCTCGCTCACTTGTGGGCCATTTTTCACGGACGCTCGCTCACGCGCTGCAGGAGCGTTGTCCAATAACGCCCCGGATGTGAGCGAGCGTTGGAAACGGCTGTGGCCGCCACCCGTAATTGGATGGCGGCCACAGCCGTGCTTTCGCCGAAGCTTAAGCCTGTGCCGGCTCCTCGGCCGACGCCAGCACGACGTCGGACACGGTGAGTTCGTCGTCGCCCACGGCAACCGTGAGCTCCAGTGCGTTGGCGGCTGCCTTCAAGTCACCCAAACCAGCTGTCAACTGCGCGGCCTGAACCTCGCCGGCGGTGACGGTGGCGGAAACAACCTGCGTGCGCTGCTTGACCTTGGCCTCGGACTTGGCCTTGCGGATGCCGCTCAAGGCATCGCCGACAGTCGCGAGCAAGGTGGTGTCGCCGTCGTCCACGGCAACAGCTGAAGGCCACGGTGCGCGGTGAACCGAACCGGCACGCCACCAGCTCCACACTTCCTCCGTCGCGAACGGCAGGAACGGTGCGAACAAGCGCAGCAGGGAATCCAACGTGGTGGCCAGGGCGGCCAGCACGGAGGCCTGTCCTTCGTCGCCGCTGGCGCCATACGCACGGTCCTTGATGAGCTCAACGTAGTCGTCCGTGAAGTGCCAGAAGAAGCTCTCGGTGAGCTGCAAGGCGCGGGCGTAATCGTACTTTTCAAAGGCGGCGGTTGAGGCACGGACAACTTCTGCCAGCTGCGCCAGAACAGCGCGGTCCAACGGGTTCGTGAGAACGGCGTTGTCAGCGGCGACCACATTGGCCTCGGTTGCGCCCAGGTTCAGCACGAACTTGGATGCGTTGAGCAGCTTGATGGCCAGGCGGCGGCCAATCTTCATCTGCGCAATCTCATACGCCGTGTCGGCGCCGAGCTTGGCGGATGCTGCCCAGTAGCGGACAGCGTCGGCGCCGAAGTCGTTGAGCACGTCGGTTGGGACCACCACGTTGCCCTTGGACTTGGACATCTTCTTGCGGTCCGGGTCAAGGATCCAGCCCGAGATGGCGGCGTGCTTCCACGGTGCGCTGCCTTGCAGGGCGTCGGCGCGCACGGCGGAAGAGAACAGCCAGGTGCGGATGATGTCGTGGCCCTGGGGACGCAGGTCGAAGGGGTAAACCTTGCCGAAGAGGTCCTCATCCTGGCTCCAACCGCCCACAATCTGCGGGGTCAGGGAGGAGGTGGCCCAGGTGTCCAGGACGTCGGCGTCACCAACGAAGCCGCCAGCCGCGTTGCGCTGATCTTCCGTGTAGCCCGGGGCAGCATCAGCGGCGGGGTCAACGGGAAGCATTTCCGAGGTGGGCAGGATCGGGTGATCGTAGTCCGGGTTGGCGTCGGCATCCAGCGGGTACCAAACGGGAACCGGCACGCCGAAGAAGCGCTGGCGGGAAACCAGCCAGTCGCCGTTCAGGCCGGAGATCCAGTTGTCGTAGCGTGAGCGCATGAACGCGGGGTGGAATTCAATTTCCTTACCGCGGTTGATCAGCTTCTCGCGACGGTCCTCGTCGCGGCCACCGTTGCGGATGTACCACTGGCGGGAGGACACGATCTCGAGGGGCTTGTCGCCCTTTTCGAAGAAGTTCACGGGGTGCATGATCTTCTTGGCTTCGCCGTCGAGCAGCTCCGCCTCGCTGAGCATGGCAACCACGCCTTCCTTGGCGCTGAAGACCGTCTTGCCGGCGATGGCTGCGTAGTTGGCGCGGCCTTCCTCGGTGGTGATCCACTCGGGGGTGTCGCCCAGGATGCGGCCGTCACGGCCAACAATGGCGCGGGTGGGAAGCTGCAGTTCGCGCCACCAGGTGACGTCGGTGAGGTCACCGAAGGTGCAGACCATGGCGACGCCGGAGCCCTTGTCGGCCTTGGCCAACGCGTGGGCGCGGACCTCAACCTCAACACCGAACAAGGGGGAGGTGACCTTCTTGCCGAAGAGCGGCTTGTAGCGCTCGTCGTCGGGGTTGGCCACCAGGGCGGAGCAGGCTGCCAGTAACTCGGGACGCGTGGTCTCGATGTAGATCTTGGTGCCGTCTTCGGCGAAGAACGGGTAGCGGTAGTACGCACCGGCAACTTCGCGGTCTTCCAGTTCAGCCTGGGCAACAGCGGTGCGGAACGTGACATCCCACAGTGTGGGAGCCTCTGCCATGTAGGCGTCGCCGTGGTTCAGGTTCTCCAGGAAGCCTCGCTGGGACACTGCACGGGAGTGGTCATCGATGGTGCGGTATGTAAGATCCCAGTCAACGGAGAGGCCCAGGGTCTGGAAGAGGTGCTCAAAGACCTTCTCGTCCTCAACGGCCAGTTCTTCACACAGCTCGATGAAGTTCTTGCGTGAGACAACATCGAAATCACGCTGGTTCTTGGCCGGAGTTGCCGGCGGGCGGTAGCCGTCAACGTAGGTGTATGTGGGATCGCAGCGAACACCGAAGTAGTTCTGCACACGACGCTCGGTGGGCAGGCCATTGTCATCCCAGCCCATGGGGTAGAAGACGTTCTTGCCGTTCATGCGCTGGAAACGGGCCAGCACATCGGTCTGTGTGTAGGAGAACATGTGGCCCACGTGCAAGGAACCGGACGCCGTGGGCGGGGGAGTGTCAATGGAGTACACCTGCTCCCGGGTGGTCTCACGGTCAAACTTGTAGGTTCCTTCGTCAAGCCAGCGCTTGGTCAGGGACTCTTCCAGGCCCTCCAAAACGGGCTTGTCGGGAACGTTGCTTGTGGTGGGTGCGGGCGTGTCTGTGCCCGGAATGTTTTCAGCCATGCGGCAATTCTTTCATGAGTTGCCCCGGAAGCAGGATTCTGCAGGACAATGGTGCCCGTGAAAATACCTGAAAGCGCGCAGCAACAGTGGCACAAAGCGGCGTTGGTGTGGGCCGATGCGGTCCTCGAGCCGGAAAGTTCCCACTATTGCGCTCACACATTGACGCTTGGCGGGCGCCCGGCCGTGTTTCGCGTGGCCAAGACCACACCCACCAAAGTTGGGCAGTTCGTGACGCTCTGGCAGCGTTCGGTGGAGGGTCCCATCCGCCCCTTTGACATGTCCGACGGTGTTGCCCTGTTTGTCATACAGGCAGGCGAAGGAGCGGGGCTGGGAATGTTCGTGTTCCCGGCAGATACCTTGGCCCACCACGGGGTGGTGTCCATCGAGGGGAAGGGCGGCAAACGAGCCATGCGGGTCTACCCGCCCGACGTTGAGACCACCAGCGTCCAGGCCCGGCGCACCCAGACGTGGCAATGCGAGTACTTCCTGCCGCACGATGCCGGTGTGGCGCGGGTCAGGGAGCTGTACGCAGCCTGACCCGGCCACCGGATCCTCCGAAAATTATGCGCTGAACTCGTGCCGGGTTCTGCGCGTAAACGTCTATGCGCAGAACCCAATGTGAGTTCAGCGCATAAATTCAGTCCACTGAACATATGCTCAGAACTGGCGGCCGATTTGACGCATAAGTTCACGGTTTCATCCAGGGACGGCTAGGCGCAGGGCTAAGATGCGGTCATGGGCACAGTGCGGATATTGCGGGTGTATGAGGAGCCGGAATCTGGGGAGTACCGCGTCCTGGTTGACCGGCTGTGGCCGCGTGGCATCGAGAAGGACACCATTGACCTCTGGCTCAAGGAAATCGCGCCCAGCACAGAGGTCCGGAATGCTTTTGGACACCTGCCTGAGCATTTCAGCACCTTTGAACGCGACTACACCGCTGAACTCAAGGGCAACCCGGCCCTGCAGCAGCTGCGCGGGATCATTGACAGCCACACGAGGGTGGCGCTGCTCTACGGGGCCAAGGATCCTGCGCAAAATCAGGCGGCCGTTCTGCTCGACTTCCTAAACAGCGCCGCATAGCCGCTACATTTGTTGCATGGCTGAAAATACCTCCAAGAATGCAATTGTCACAGGCGCCAGCTCCGGAATCGGGGCCGCAACCGTCCGCCAGCTCCGCAGTGACGGGTGGAACGTGATTGCCGTGGCCCGCCGCGAAGACAGGCTGGCCCACCTGGCCCAGGACACCGGCGCCACGCCGTTCGCCGCAGACATCACCAAGGACGACGACGTCGCACGCCTTCGCGCCTTTGCCACCGACACCTTTGCCCAGTCGGGCGGAGTGGACACCGTGATCAACATTGCCGGTGGCGCTCGCGGTGTGGACACTGTGGCCAACGCCCAGGAAGAAGACTGGGAATGGATGTACCGGGTCAACGTGCTGGGCACCATGAAGGTTCTCAAGGCCTTCCTTCCCGCACTCCGTGAACACGGCTACGGCACCGTGCTGAACCTGACCTCCACCGCCGGCCACACAACGTACGAAGGCGGTGGCGGATACAGCGCAGCCAAGTTCGGTCAGCACGCCCTGACAGGTGCCTTGCGCCTGGAAGAGGCTGAAAACAACATCCGCGTCATCGAGGTGGCGCCCGGAATGGTCGCCACAGAAGAGTTCACACTCAACCGTTTGGGCGGCAACCAGGAAGCCGCGGACAAGGTGTACCAGGGCGTGGAGAAGCCACTCACCGCGGAGGACGTAGCGGGTGTGGTGGGTTACGCCGTGGGGCTTCCGCACCACATCAACCTTGACCAGATTGTTCTGCGTCCCGTGGCTCAGGCCGCAGCCCACAAACTGATTCGCCGCTGATACGCAAGGATGCGCGCCGCAATGGCGCGCATCCCGTAGAATAAGGGACAAAGCGTTGACCCGGCCATCACCGGTGAGCTTCCGGAAGAACGCACCTTCAAAAAAGGTGCCAGTAGAACCGGACGGGTAAGCCCGTCACAGCAGCTAATGAGCGGCCGCACCTGTGTAAAAACGGGGTCGGTAAGCGAGGTGGTACCGCGGCGCAAGCCGTCCTTGCATCCTGAACATGAACACCCACAACCAGGATGATGTGATGACCCACTTCCCGAAGGCCTCTGCCGCCGCCGGCCTGCACGCCGAATCAAAGCACGTTCCCTCCTCCGTGAATTTCCCGAAGGTGGAAGAACTCGTCCTGAAATACTGGGATGAAGACGGCACCTTCCAGGCCAGCGTTGACGCCCGCGATGCCGGGGTTGACGGGTCAAACGAGTTTGTCTTCTATGACGGCCCTCCCTTTGCCAATGGTTTGCCACACTACGGCCACCTCCTCACCGGCTACGCCAAGGACCTTGTGGCCCGCTACCAGACCCAGCGCGGTCGCCGCGTTGAGCGCCGCTTCGGCTGGGACACGCACGGCCTGCCCGCCGAGCTGGAAGCCATGAAGCAGCTGGGCATGACTGACAAGGCCCAGATCGAGGCCATGGGCATCGACAAGTTCAACGACGCCTGCCGCTCCTCCGTCATGAAGTACGCCGGCGAATGGCAGGAATACGTGACCCGCCAGGCCCGCTGGGTGGACTTCGACAACGACTACAAGACGCTCAACGTCGAGTACATGGAGTCCGTCCTCTGGGCGTTCAAGCAACTCCACACAAAGGGCCTGACCTACAACGGCTACCGCGTGCTGCCCTACTGCTGGAAGGATGAGACGCCCCTCTCCAACCACGAGCTGCGCATGGATGACGACGTCTACAAGGACCGCCAGGACCAGACAGTCACCGTCACCTTCCCGATCCTCGCCGGTGAATCGGCGCTTTCCCAGGAGCTTGCCGGCGTTGCCGCCATCGCCTGGACCACCACGCCCTGGACGCTGCCCACCAACCAGGCCCTCGCCGTAGGGCCCAAGGTCAGCTACGCCGTCGTTCCCGTTGGACCCAACGGGGTCTCGCTGGGCGCAACGGCAGAGAAGTTCCTGCTGGCCGCCGACCTGGTTGGAGCCCACGCCAAGGACCTCGGGTACGACGACGCTGCTGCCGCAACCGACGCCGTCACCGCCACCTACGCGGGCGCCGAGCTTGAGGGCCTGAAGTACGAACCCCTGTGGGACTACTTTGCCGACGACGAAAAGTACGGCACCGCCAAGTCCTGGCAGTTCCTGCTGGCCGACTACGTCACCACCACCGACGGTACGGGTATTGTTCACCAGGCCCCCGCCTACGGTGAAGAGGATCAAAAGGTCTGCGAGCAGTACGGCATTCCCGTGGTTCTTTCCGTCGATGAGGGCGCCAACTTCCTGCCGCTCTTTGAAGGCGGCCCGCTCAACGACATCGCTGGCGTGCAGGTCTTCGACGCGAACAAAGCCATCACGAAGGTGGTCCGCGAGGCCGGCCGCCTGGTCCGCCAGGCCAGCTACGTCCACAGCTACCCGCATTGCTGGCGCTGCCGCACGCCCCTGATCTACCGCGCCATCTCCTCCTGGTACGTGGAAGTGACCGCGTTCAAGGACCGCATGGTTGAGCTGAACCAGGACATCAACTGGATCCCCGGCAACGTCAAGGACGGCCAGTTCGGCAAGTGGCTGGCCAACGCCCGCGACTGGTCCATCTCTCGCAACCGCTACTGGGGTTCCCCCATCCCGGTATGGCAGTCCGATGACCCCGAATACCCGCGCACCGACGTGTACGGCTCCATCGCCGAGATGCACGCCGACTTTGGCCGCCTGCCGCTGAACAACGAGGGCGAAGTCGACCTGCACCGTCCCTTCATCGACGAACTCACACGCCCCAACCCGGACGACCCAACAGGCAAGTCCACCATGCGCCGCGTAGAGGACGTGCTGGATGTCTGGTTCGACTCCGGCTCCATGCCCTACGGCCAGGTCCACTACCCGTTCGAGAACGAGGAATGGTTCGACACCCACAACCCGGCAGACTTCATCGTCGAGTACATCGGGCAGACCCGCGGCTGGTTCTACATGCTGCACATCCTCTCCACGGCACTCTTTGACCGCCCGGCGTTCGGCAACGTCATCAGCCACGGCATCGTGTTGGGCTCCGACGGACAGAAGATGTCCAAGTCCCTGCGCAACTACCCGGACGTTTCCGAGGTCCTTGACCGCGACGGCTCAGACGCCATGCGCTGGTTCCTCATGTCCAGCCCCATCCTGCGCGGTGGCAACCTGGTCGTCACCGAACAGGGCATCCGTGACGGTGTCCGCCAGGTCATCCTGCCGCTGTGGAACGTGTACAGCTTCTTCACCCTGTACGCCAACACGGCCAACGGTGGCAACGGCTACGACGCCGAACTGCGCTACGACGGCTATTCCGATCCCATGGACCAGTATCTGCTGGCCAACACCGGCGACCTTGTCCGCGAAATGCAGGCCAAGCTGGACGACTATGACGTCTCGGGTGCCTGCGATTCGCTGCGCAGCTACCTGGACATGCTCACCAACTGGTACGTCCGTCGCAGCCGCGGCCGCTTCTTTGACGAAAACAAGGATGCATTCGACGCGCTCTACACTGCCCTGGAAACCGTGTGCCGCGTGGCCGGCCCGCTGCTGCCCTTGGTAACCGAAGAAATCTGGCGCGGCCTGACCGGCGGCCGTTCGGTGCACCTGACCGATTGGCCCAACGCCGACTTGTTCGTTGCCAACGCCGCCCTGGTTGACCAGATGGACCGGATCCAGCAGATCTGCTCCACCGGCTCCAGCTTGCGCAAGGCTGCCAAGCTCCGTGTGCGCCTGCCCCTGCAGGAATTGACTGTGGTGGCACCGAACGCGGCCGCATTGGACGGCGCCAACGCAATTGTTGCGGACGAGCTCAACATCCGCTCCATCCGCTTCGTCGACGCCGCCGAGGCCTCCCCGGAGGAATTCGGCATCTCCCAGAAGCTCGTGGTCAACGCCCGTGCCGCTGGCCCGCGTCTGGGCAAAAACGTTCAGCTCGCCATCAAGGGATCCAAGTCGGGGGACTGGTCGCTCACCAACGGCGTAGTCACCGCAGGCGGTCTTGACCTGGAACCCTCCGAGTACACGCTGGAGACAGTAGTTGCCGACGCGCACGACGGCGGTTCCACCGCGGTGGCCATGCTGCCGGGCGGCGGCTTCGTGGTGCTCAACACGGAACTTACCCCCGAGCTTGAGGCTGAAGGCACGGCACGCGACATGGTCCGCGCCATCCAGCAGGCGCGCAAGGACACCGGCCTTAACGTCAGCGACCGGGTTCGCACCATCATCAGCGCACCGCAGGACATCATCGATGCCCTGCACGCCAACGCCGACCTGGTCAAGAGCGAGACACTCACGCTCAAGCTTGAACTTATCCCGGGCGACGTTGACACCACCATCACAGTTGAACGGAGCATGTCCTAATGACTGCAGACCACGACGCCTTCTCGGTGGAGAGCGTATACGCCGAGC includes:
- the valS gene encoding valine--tRNA ligase, which gives rise to MAENIPGTDTPAPTTSNVPDKPVLEGLEESLTKRWLDEGTYKFDRETTREQVYSIDTPPPTASGSLHVGHMFSYTQTDVLARFQRMNGKNVFYPMGWDDNGLPTERRVQNYFGVRCDPTYTYVDGYRPPATPAKNQRDFDVVSRKNFIELCEELAVEDEKVFEHLFQTLGLSVDWDLTYRTIDDHSRAVSQRGFLENLNHGDAYMAEAPTLWDVTFRTAVAQAELEDREVAGAYYRYPFFAEDGTKIYIETTRPELLAACSALVANPDDERYKPLFGKKVTSPLFGVEVEVRAHALAKADKGSGVAMVCTFGDLTDVTWWRELQLPTRAIVGRDGRILGDTPEWITTEEGRANYAAIAGKTVFSAKEGVVAMLSEAELLDGEAKKIMHPVNFFEKGDKPLEIVSSRQWYIRNGGRDEDRREKLINRGKEIEFHPAFMRSRYDNWISGLNGDWLVSRQRFFGVPVPVWYPLDADANPDYDHPILPTSEMLPVDPAADAAPGYTEDQRNAAGGFVGDADVLDTWATSSLTPQIVGGWSQDEDLFGKVYPFDLRPQGHDIIRTWLFSSAVRADALQGSAPWKHAAISGWILDPDRKKMSKSKGNVVVPTDVLNDFGADAVRYWAASAKLGADTAYEIAQMKIGRRLAIKLLNASKFVLNLGATEANVVAADNAVLTNPLDRAVLAQLAEVVRASTAAFEKYDYARALQLTESFFWHFTDDYVELIKDRAYGASGDEGQASVLAALATTLDSLLRLFAPFLPFATEEVWSWWRAGSVHRAPWPSAVAVDDGDTTLLATVGDALSGIRKAKSEAKVKQRTQVVSATVTAGEVQAAQLTAGLGDLKAAANALELTVAVGDDELTVSDVVLASAEEPAQA
- a CDS encoding MepB family protein — protein: MKIPESAQQQWHKAALVWADAVLEPESSHYCAHTLTLGGRPAVFRVAKTTPTKVGQFVTLWQRSVEGPIRPFDMSDGVALFVIQAGEGAGLGMFVFPADTLAHHGVVSIEGKGGKRAMRVYPPDVETTSVQARRTQTWQCEYFLPHDAGVARVRELYAA
- a CDS encoding DUF488 domain-containing protein: MGTVRILRVYEEPESGEYRVLVDRLWPRGIEKDTIDLWLKEIAPSTEVRNAFGHLPEHFSTFERDYTAELKGNPALQQLRGIIDSHTRVALLYGAKDPAQNQAAVLLDFLNSAA
- a CDS encoding SDR family oxidoreductase — its product is MAENTSKNAIVTGASSGIGAATVRQLRSDGWNVIAVARREDRLAHLAQDTGATPFAADITKDDDVARLRAFATDTFAQSGGVDTVINIAGGARGVDTVANAQEEDWEWMYRVNVLGTMKVLKAFLPALREHGYGTVLNLTSTAGHTTYEGGGGYSAAKFGQHALTGALRLEEAENNIRVIEVAPGMVATEEFTLNRLGGNQEAADKVYQGVEKPLTAEDVAGVVGYAVGLPHHINLDQIVLRPVAQAAAHKLIRR
- the ileS gene encoding isoleucine--tRNA ligase, which encodes MTHFPKASAAAGLHAESKHVPSSVNFPKVEELVLKYWDEDGTFQASVDARDAGVDGSNEFVFYDGPPFANGLPHYGHLLTGYAKDLVARYQTQRGRRVERRFGWDTHGLPAELEAMKQLGMTDKAQIEAMGIDKFNDACRSSVMKYAGEWQEYVTRQARWVDFDNDYKTLNVEYMESVLWAFKQLHTKGLTYNGYRVLPYCWKDETPLSNHELRMDDDVYKDRQDQTVTVTFPILAGESALSQELAGVAAIAWTTTPWTLPTNQALAVGPKVSYAVVPVGPNGVSLGATAEKFLLAADLVGAHAKDLGYDDAAAATDAVTATYAGAELEGLKYEPLWDYFADDEKYGTAKSWQFLLADYVTTTDGTGIVHQAPAYGEEDQKVCEQYGIPVVLSVDEGANFLPLFEGGPLNDIAGVQVFDANKAITKVVREAGRLVRQASYVHSYPHCWRCRTPLIYRAISSWYVEVTAFKDRMVELNQDINWIPGNVKDGQFGKWLANARDWSISRNRYWGSPIPVWQSDDPEYPRTDVYGSIAEMHADFGRLPLNNEGEVDLHRPFIDELTRPNPDDPTGKSTMRRVEDVLDVWFDSGSMPYGQVHYPFENEEWFDTHNPADFIVEYIGQTRGWFYMLHILSTALFDRPAFGNVISHGIVLGSDGQKMSKSLRNYPDVSEVLDRDGSDAMRWFLMSSPILRGGNLVVTEQGIRDGVRQVILPLWNVYSFFTLYANTANGGNGYDAELRYDGYSDPMDQYLLANTGDLVREMQAKLDDYDVSGACDSLRSYLDMLTNWYVRRSRGRFFDENKDAFDALYTALETVCRVAGPLLPLVTEEIWRGLTGGRSVHLTDWPNADLFVANAALVDQMDRIQQICSTGSSLRKAAKLRVRLPLQELTVVAPNAAALDGANAIVADELNIRSIRFVDAAEASPEEFGISQKLVVNARAAGPRLGKNVQLAIKGSKSGDWSLTNGVVTAGGLDLEPSEYTLETVVADAHDGGSTAVAMLPGGGFVVLNTELTPELEAEGTARDMVRAIQQARKDTGLNVSDRVRTIISAPQDIIDALHANADLVKSETLTLKLELIPGDVDTTITVERSMS